Proteins encoded by one window of Sphingosinicella sp. BN140058:
- a CDS encoding HWE histidine kinase domain-containing protein: protein MAVHSSIQRAARFCRMGNAIRERDWTETPLGPIERWPDRLRFALEICLRSSTASAVYWGPELTLLYNDAFADVLGAPEERLLGLPAAEAYARLWDWLGPQFAQVMDTGEGMVVAEQKIPITRNGVIEETYWTYTLNPLVAEDGTVCGIMTQRDDVTRAVLAERRLSFQIRLADALRGEGDPQQVKHISTALLGDFLKAPRVGYAEVDEATGVAVVRSDWSREPGAGLAGSRVELGAFGEEALAYLRSGEVLVLADIRDVPTERPGIVGMWETMGVRALITVPLVREGELKALLYVHEPQPRHWRRAEAAIARDVAERTWSAVERARAERSLRDSEDHYRRTVQFNPQVTWTALADGSLNRVADRWAEWTGTTGLGDSWTEGLHPDDIAPTGDAWRRSVASGADFDVEHRLMMRDGSIRWARSRAFPQRGSDGAIELWYGSTEDIHERKVAEEHQRLLINELNHRVKNSLASVQAIAFQTLKGDISVAEARSRFESRLLALSRAHTLLTEQNWERADLEHVVRDATEHLSEDGGRFLLSGEPLWVTPRAALALALAMHELGTNAAKYGALSKDGGTISISWRLDERNLLLDWKERGGPPVTPPLRRGFGSRLIEKGLGSDLNGRADLTFEPDGVRCSIQATLETVRAVELG from the coding sequence ATGGCTGTCCATTCGTCGATTCAGCGGGCTGCCCGCTTCTGCCGGATGGGCAACGCCATTCGCGAACGCGACTGGACGGAAACCCCGCTGGGGCCGATCGAACGTTGGCCGGACCGGCTTCGCTTCGCCCTCGAAATCTGTCTTCGCTCGAGCACGGCCAGCGCCGTATATTGGGGCCCCGAGCTGACCCTGCTCTACAACGATGCCTTTGCGGACGTGCTCGGCGCGCCCGAGGAGCGGCTGCTGGGGCTCCCCGCCGCCGAGGCCTATGCGCGCCTCTGGGACTGGCTCGGCCCCCAGTTCGCACAGGTGATGGACACCGGCGAGGGGATGGTCGTCGCCGAGCAGAAGATTCCGATCACGCGCAACGGCGTGATCGAGGAGACATACTGGACCTACACGCTCAACCCGCTCGTCGCGGAGGACGGAACGGTCTGCGGGATCATGACCCAGCGGGACGATGTCACGCGCGCAGTGCTGGCCGAGCGGCGTCTGTCCTTCCAGATCCGTCTTGCCGACGCGCTCCGGGGCGAGGGCGATCCGCAGCAGGTGAAGCATATTTCCACCGCTCTGCTCGGCGATTTCCTGAAGGCGCCGCGGGTCGGCTACGCGGAGGTCGACGAAGCGACGGGCGTTGCGGTCGTGCGCAGCGACTGGTCTCGCGAGCCTGGTGCTGGACTGGCCGGAAGCCGGGTCGAGCTCGGCGCATTCGGCGAGGAAGCATTGGCCTATCTGCGCTCCGGCGAGGTGCTGGTGCTCGCCGATATCCGTGACGTTCCGACCGAACGGCCGGGCATCGTCGGGATGTGGGAGACGATGGGCGTTCGCGCGCTGATCACCGTGCCGCTGGTGCGCGAGGGCGAATTGAAGGCGCTGCTCTACGTTCACGAGCCGCAGCCGCGCCATTGGCGGCGGGCCGAGGCAGCGATCGCGCGCGACGTCGCCGAGCGCACCTGGTCCGCGGTGGAACGTGCACGGGCCGAGCGATCGCTCCGCGACAGCGAAGACCATTATCGCCGTACCGTCCAATTCAATCCTCAGGTAACCTGGACGGCGCTTGCCGACGGCAGCCTCAACCGGGTTGCGGACCGATGGGCGGAGTGGACGGGCACCACCGGCCTCGGCGACAGCTGGACGGAGGGCCTGCACCCTGACGACATTGCGCCGACTGGGGACGCCTGGCGTCGCTCGGTTGCGAGCGGCGCGGATTTCGACGTCGAACACCGCTTGATGATGCGCGACGGCAGCATCCGCTGGGCGCGGTCCCGTGCCTTTCCGCAGCGCGGCAGCGACGGCGCGATCGAGCTCTGGTACGGGTCCACCGAGGATATTCACGAGCGCAAGGTGGCGGAAGAGCATCAGCGCCTGCTGATCAACGAGCTCAACCACCGCGTGAAGAACAGCCTCGCCAGTGTTCAGGCGATCGCCTTCCAGACGCTGAAGGGGGACATCAGCGTAGCCGAGGCGCGCAGCCGCTTCGAATCGAGGCTGCTTGCACTGTCGCGCGCCCACACTCTGCTGACCGAGCAGAATTGGGAACGCGCCGATCTGGAGCATGTGGTCCGCGATGCCACCGAGCATCTTTCCGAGGATGGCGGGCGCTTCCTGCTGTCGGGCGAACCGCTCTGGGTGACTCCGCGTGCGGCGCTGGCCCTGGCTCTTGCGATGCACGAACTCGGCACCAATGCCGCCAAATATGGTGCGCTGTCGAAGGACGGCGGGACGATCTCGATCAGCTGGCGCCTCGATGAACGCAACCTGCTGCTCGACTGGAAGGAACGCGGCGGCCCGCCGGTCACGCCGCCGCTGCGACGCGGCTTCGGCTCGCGCCTGATCGAGAAGGGGCTCGGGTCGGATCTGAACGGCCGCGCGGACCTGACCTTCGAGCCGGACGGTGTTCGCTGCTCCATCCAGGCGACGCTTGAGACCGTCAGGGCCGTTGAACTCGGCTGA
- a CDS encoding glycosyltransferase family 2 protein yields MALALSIVVPCYNEEACLGELHGRLSRAAAGAVGDSYEIVLVNDGSRDRSWALMQTLSAADPHLVCINLSRNHGHQLALTAGLDLCSGARILIIDADLQDPPELLGEMLAEMEARDADVVYAVRRARAGETAFKRSTAKIFYRLLSRLAEIEIPLDTGDFRLMSRRALDALLALPEQARFIRGMVAWVGFRQVPIAYDRAERHAGQSKYPLSKMMRFALDAVTGFSTAPLRMASHIGLWLVAASVLLLGYIAIGFLTGSAIQGWTSLMLVVVILGAVQMFVLGMIGEYLGRLYIESKRRPLYIVSDIAGHAGNHGRLGHVAHAAEEASDAAPSADQPKDTIATSDTPGGSGIRPTA; encoded by the coding sequence ATGGCCCTCGCGCTTTCGATCGTCGTTCCCTGTTACAATGAAGAGGCGTGTCTGGGCGAGCTGCATGGCCGGCTCAGCCGGGCCGCCGCCGGCGCGGTCGGCGATTCCTACGAGATCGTTCTCGTCAACGATGGCTCGCGGGATCGCTCCTGGGCGCTGATGCAGACTCTCTCCGCCGCCGATCCCCATCTCGTCTGCATCAACCTGTCGCGCAACCACGGCCATCAGCTGGCGCTGACCGCCGGCCTCGATCTTTGCTCCGGGGCGCGGATCCTGATCATCGATGCCGATCTTCAGGATCCGCCCGAATTGCTCGGCGAGATGCTCGCCGAGATGGAGGCGCGCGACGCCGACGTGGTTTATGCCGTCCGACGCGCGCGCGCCGGCGAGACCGCCTTCAAGCGCTCCACGGCCAAGATCTTCTATCGCCTGCTGTCCAGGCTCGCCGAGATCGAGATCCCGCTCGACACCGGCGATTTCCGGCTGATGAGCCGGCGTGCGCTCGATGCCTTGCTGGCGCTTCCCGAACAGGCGCGTTTCATTCGCGGGATGGTCGCCTGGGTCGGCTTCCGGCAGGTTCCGATCGCCTATGATCGGGCCGAGCGCCATGCCGGGCAGAGCAAATATCCGCTGTCGAAGATGATGCGGTTCGCGCTCGATGCGGTGACCGGCTTCTCGACCGCGCCGCTGCGGATGGCGAGCCATATCGGCCTGTGGCTGGTCGCCGCCTCCGTGCTGCTGCTCGGCTACATTGCGATCGGCTTTCTCACCGGCAGCGCCATCCAGGGCTGGACGTCGCTGATGCTGGTCGTCGTCATCCTCGGCGCGGTGCAGATGTTCGTGCTCGGCATGATCGGCGAATATCTTGGCCGGCTCTACATCGAATCGAAGCGGCGGCCGCTCTACATCGTCTCCGACATTGCCGGCCACGCCGGTAACCATGGCCGCCTCGGCCACGTCGCCCACGCCGCAGAGGAGGCCTCCGATGCGGCGCCGTCCGCCGATCAGCCCAAGGACACAATCGCGACCAGCGACACGCCCGGCGGCAGCGGCATCCGCCCGACCGCATAG